Proteins co-encoded in one Gossypium arboreum isolate Shixiya-1 chromosome 11, ASM2569848v2, whole genome shotgun sequence genomic window:
- the LOC108471954 gene encoding endoglucanase 2-like, with translation MKRISEAEMGGKQAEASNPRDRGSSIWCFLVLLIGALVVTAAALTILKYLHFSKNNEAHPINKKYADALELALQFFDVQKSGKLVDNRIPWRGDSGLQDGSEENLDLSKGMYDAGDAMKFGFPMAFTATVLSWSILEYGGQMNAVKQIGYAYNSLRWITDYLINSHPSENVLYFQVGDPGLDHKCWERPETMTERRPVTQVNTSFPGTEVAAETAAALASASLVFKENDPDYSSSLLTHARQLFTFADTYRASYSISIPQVQGFYNSTGYGDELLWAASWLYHATRDDSYLRYVTELNGQRFANMEITTWFSWDDKLAGTQVLLSRIIFFGAKDMPTVENLDLQMYRKTAELVMCGLLPDSPTATSRRTDGGLIWITEWNPLQHAVASAFLAVLYSDYMLTSQTETLYCSGNPYKPDDLRNFAISQADYVLGENPMKMSYLVGYGSRYPFYVHHRGSSIPVNADTSCQDGFKWLYSDDPNPNIAVGALVGGPSLNDSYSDTRDNVKQSEPSTYNSALLVGLLSGLISTSSVVKSYT, from the exons ATGAAGCGGATTTCAGAGGCTGAAATGGGAGGGAAGCAGGCCGAAGCTTCGAACCCCAGGGACAGGGGCTCCTCTATCTGGTGTTTTCTGGTTTTACTAATCGGAGCTCTTGTAGTAACAGCAGCTGCACTCACGATTTTAAAGTACTTGCATTTTTCCAAGAACAATGAAGCTCACCCCATCAACAAGAAATATGCCGATGCTCTTGAACTAGCTCTTCAATTCTTTGACGTACAAAAAT CTGGCAAGTTAGTGGATAATAGGATTCCTTGGAGAGGAGACTCGGGGCTGCAAGATGGGAGTGAAGAGAATTTGGATTTATCAAAAGGAATGTATGATGCTGGGGATGCAATGAAATTTGGATTCCCAATGGCATTCACTGCCACAGTACTTTCATGGTCGATTCTTGAGTATGGTGGTCAAATGAATGCTGTGAAGCAAATCGGATATGCATATAATTCTCTTAGGTGGATCACAGATTACCTTATCAATTCACATCCTTCTGAGAACGTGCTTTATTTCCAG GTGGGAGATCCGGGATTGGACCACAAATGTTGGGAAAGACCTGAAACCATGACAGAAAGAAGGCCTGTAACACAGGTTAATACATCTTTCCCCGGAACTGAAGTGGCGGCGGAAACAGCTGCTGCTCTGGCATCGGCTTCTCTGGTTTTCAAGGAAAACGACCCTGATTATTCGAGTTCGCTCCTTACGCATGCTAGGCAACTCTTCACTTTTGCTGATACTTATAGAGCTTCTTACAGCATCAGTATTCCTCAAGTGCAGGGATTCTACAATTCCACAGGATATGGAGATGAACTGCTGTGGGCTGCTTCATGGCTCTATCATGCTACACGAGACGATTCGTACTTGAGATACGTAACCGAGCTAAACGGGCAACGTTTTGCCAATATGGAGATTACAACTTGGTTCAGTTGGGATGACAAGCTTGCTGGAACTCAG GTCCTACTCTCCAGGATAATCTTTTTCGGTGCCAAAGACATGCCGACCGTCGAGAACTTAGATCTCCAAATGTATAGGAAAACAGCTGAGCTTGTCATGTGTGGTCTTCTACCAGATTCACCAACTGCCACATCAAGAAGAACAGATG GTGGCTTGATATGGATCACAGAATGGAACCCATTGCAGCATGCAGTGGCTTCTGCATTCCTAGCTGTACTTTACAGCGATTACATGCTCACTTCGCAAACCGAAACACTATATTGCAGTGGGAATCCATACAAGCCAGACGATCTTCGCAACTTCGCTATTTCCCAG GCAGATTATGTTCTGGGAGAAAATCCCATGAAGATGAGCTATCTTGTTGGTTATGGTAGTAGGTACCCCTTTTATGTACACCATAGGGGATCTTCAATTCCGGTGAATGCCGACACCAGCTGCCAAGACGGGTTCAAATGGCTTTATTCAGATGACCCGAATCCAAATATAGCTGTTGGAGCACTTGTTGGCGGCCCTTCTTTGAATGATTCCTATTCTGATACTCGAGACAATGTGAAACAGAGTGAACCAAGCACGTATAACAGTGCCCTCCTCGTTGGCCTGCTTTCTGGCCTCATCTCAACTTCGTCTGTGGTTAAATCTTATACATAG